Proteins encoded by one window of Glycine soja cultivar W05 chromosome 15, ASM419377v2, whole genome shotgun sequence:
- the LOC114385988 gene encoding uncharacterized protein LOC114385988: MPLYSKFLKDLLTKKSKYIHSDNIIVEGNCSAIVQRILPPKHKDPGSVTIPCSIGPVLVGKALIDSGASINLMPLSMYSRIGELEIMTTRMTLQLEDHSITRPYGMIEDVLVRVQ; encoded by the coding sequence ATGCCACTCTATTCAAAGTTTTTGAAGGATCTGCTGAccaaaaagagtaaatatatcCATAGTGATAAtatcatagtggaaggaaactGCAGTGCTATTGTACAAAGAATCCTTCCACCGAAACATAAGGATCCAGGGAGTGTCACCATCCCTTGCTCTATTGGTCCAGTGTTAGTTGGTAAGGCCCTCATTGATTCGGGGGCCAGCATTAATTTGATGCCTCTCTCCATGTACAGCAGGATTGGAGAGCTGGAAATTATGACAACAAGAATGACACTGCAGCTGGAAGATCATTCTATTACAAGGCCTTATGGCATGATAGAAGATGTTCTAGTCAGGGTGCAGTAG